A single genomic interval of Chloracidobacterium validum harbors:
- the tyrS gene encoding tyrosine--tRNA ligase: protein MTTLFDELRWRGLIQDHTPALPQHLAEHPTLTVYAGFDPTAPSLHVGNLLPILTLVRFQRAGCRPLALAGGGTGLIGDPSGKAAERPLLDAETILTNVAAIERLLSRFLDFSGANAAQIVNNLSWLGDLSLLTFLRETGKHFSVNTMLGKESVRRRLETGISYTEFSYMLLQARDYLELYDRHHCTLQIGGSDQWGNITAGIELIRRTRGCATHGLTLPLITKADGTKFGKTEQGAVWLTADRTSPYAFYQFWFNTEDASVLRYLKAFTFLSADDITDLEASLASHPEDRAAQRALASAVTEVVHGAAGLRTALTATDILFGGAAIVDIDAETLLAIFHDAPSAEVATTLFTNDGVSLPDLAVAANVVGSKGEARRLIEGGGLYFNNRRVESVHARVTREQLIGGRYGVLRKGARTYHLIRLSDST, encoded by the coding sequence ATGACCACACTGTTTGACGAGTTGAGATGGCGCGGCTTGATCCAGGATCACACGCCTGCGCTACCACAGCATCTAGCCGAGCATCCGACCCTGACAGTCTATGCGGGCTTTGACCCAACTGCGCCGAGTTTGCACGTCGGCAACCTCCTGCCCATCCTCACCCTGGTGCGCTTCCAGCGGGCTGGCTGCCGCCCACTGGCGCTTGCCGGCGGGGGAACTGGGCTCATTGGCGACCCAAGCGGCAAAGCGGCCGAACGCCCACTGCTCGACGCCGAAACCATTCTGACCAACGTTGCAGCGATTGAGCGCCTACTGTCCCGGTTCCTCGATTTTTCAGGAGCCAATGCCGCCCAAATCGTCAACAACCTTAGTTGGCTGGGTGACTTGTCGCTGCTGACCTTCCTGCGCGAGACGGGCAAGCACTTTTCTGTCAACACGATGCTCGGCAAGGAATCGGTTCGCCGTCGGTTGGAAACAGGCATTTCCTACACTGAGTTCAGCTACATGCTGCTGCAAGCCCGTGACTACCTCGAGCTTTATGATCGCCATCACTGCACGCTACAAATCGGCGGCAGCGACCAGTGGGGGAACATCACGGCCGGGATCGAACTCATTCGACGAACGCGCGGATGCGCAACCCATGGCTTGACATTGCCACTCATCACGAAAGCTGACGGCACGAAATTTGGCAAAACCGAACAGGGGGCAGTTTGGCTAACGGCCGACCGGACGTCGCCGTATGCGTTTTACCAGTTCTGGTTCAACACCGAAGACGCGAGCGTGCTGAGGTATCTCAAAGCGTTTACCTTTCTTTCGGCAGATGACATCACCGACCTCGAAGCCAGCCTGGCCAGCCACCCGGAAGACCGCGCAGCACAACGGGCACTGGCCAGCGCGGTTACGGAGGTCGTCCACGGCGCGGCGGGCCTGCGCACGGCGCTGACCGCCACCGACATCCTCTTTGGCGGCGCGGCTATCGTGGATATTGACGCCGAAACCTTGCTCGCCATCTTTCACGACGCACCTTCGGCGGAAGTGGCGACCACACTGTTCACCAACGATGGCGTCTCCCTGCCCGACCTGGCCGTGGCGGCGAACGTCGTCGGCTCAAAAGGTGAGGCGCGGCGCTTGATCGAAGGTGGCGGACTCTATTTCAACAATCGGCGCGTCGAATCGGTTCACGCGCGCGTGACGCGCGAGCAGCTCATTGGCGGAAGGTATGGCGTCTTGCGCAAGGGCGCGCGTACCTATCATCTCATTCGATTGTCCGATAGCACTTAA
- a CDS encoding bifunctional UDP-sugar hydrolase/5'-nucleotidase produces MRNRALLFATLSLTICLAVGLSGSSVWRPVLAQSPSVPTQVVPAHLLGTDDKAAFAIHFSGEMRANLDTCGCPANPSGGLHRRVTMAKAFRATYDQIPLLELSVGAIFNDQGVLLNPPFKDVVVQNDYALRGYSAYPFDAVNLTYQDLRVLHKYFSTGEAKRAAADFPILGTYVSANAMPAANEKTHVALPRFIVKEVKSPRLPKNHKLRIGITGVCEPAPSEGTGYVWRDPATALKEVLPQLQKQADVVVVLAYLPLDQARALAAELEGVDIMIVGHTQPSLLTLETVGNTALVVNNYETKALGELRGYVTDDGKRTYSNRFILLDATVPSEPNALKIVRDAKAAVEEARRSMVQAAP; encoded by the coding sequence ATGCGAAATCGTGCGCTATTGTTTGCTACGCTCTCTTTGACAATCTGTCTGGCAGTCGGGTTGAGCGGCAGCTCCGTTTGGCGGCCGGTCCTGGCGCAGTCTCCATCTGTCCCGACCCAAGTGGTTCCGGCTCACTTGCTTGGAACTGATGACAAGGCCGCGTTTGCCATTCATTTTTCGGGAGAGATGCGGGCCAATCTCGACACTTGCGGTTGTCCGGCCAACCCCAGTGGCGGGCTGCACCGGCGCGTCACGATGGCCAAGGCATTTCGCGCAACCTACGACCAAATCCCGTTGCTTGAACTCAGCGTCGGGGCCATCTTCAATGACCAGGGTGTTTTGCTCAATCCGCCTTTCAAAGACGTGGTTGTGCAAAATGACTATGCGTTGCGTGGCTATAGCGCCTATCCCTTTGACGCCGTGAACCTGACCTATCAGGATTTGCGCGTCCTGCACAAGTACTTCTCGACCGGCGAAGCAAAGCGCGCTGCCGCTGATTTTCCCATCCTTGGGACGTATGTTTCCGCCAATGCCATGCCGGCGGCAAATGAGAAAACCCACGTTGCCTTGCCGCGCTTTATCGTCAAGGAAGTCAAGTCACCGCGCCTCCCAAAAAACCATAAGCTGCGGATTGGCATTACCGGCGTGTGCGAACCGGCTCCCAGCGAAGGCACGGGGTATGTGTGGCGCGACCCGGCAACCGCGCTGAAGGAGGTGTTGCCTCAGCTTCAAAAGCAAGCGGATGTGGTTGTGGTACTGGCCTACCTGCCACTTGACCAAGCCAGGGCGCTGGCCGCCGAGCTGGAGGGCGTGGACATCATGATAGTTGGTCACACACAGCCGTCACTCCTCACTCTTGAAACCGTAGGCAACACGGCTCTAGTCGTGAATAACTACGAGACAAAGGCACTCGGCGAACTGCGCGGCTATGTGACCGATGATGGCAAGCGGACGTACAGCAACCGGTTTATCCTGCTTGACGCCACCGTGCCCAGCGAACCAAATGCGCTCAAGATCGTCAGAGATGCCAAAGCGGCTGTCGAAGAAGCCCGGCGCAGTATGGTGCAGGCTGCGCCCTAG
- a CDS encoding FHA domain-containing protein translates to MTSNTLGEIACSVCGAPNAADWLYCQQCGSPLKSEPQASGRPASGRTAVVHPADIPPTMVAQPAISTPPPIPPTVVVQPVGSSPPSVPPIPPTVVAQPVVPPTVVAQPVVPPTVVAQPVTPPPVPPTVFAQPAVPPTVVAQPAVPPVPPTVVARTPLAESADTVVCDHCGKVNPASSSFCAGCGSPLPSPLMKTIVRTSERPPTRTARLHLIQEGGGEGDVYEIKGDELTIGRNAGDIKFPHDGYMSGRHARIVRKGDEFILQDDNSRNGTFKKIDGPVTLKSGDIVLIGKQLFRFEV, encoded by the coding sequence ATGACATCGAACACTTTGGGCGAAATTGCTTGCTCTGTGTGTGGCGCGCCGAATGCCGCCGATTGGCTGTATTGTCAACAGTGTGGCTCTCCGTTGAAGTCTGAACCACAAGCTTCAGGTCGGCCGGCAAGTGGGCGGACGGCAGTGGTTCATCCAGCCGACATCCCCCCAACGATGGTGGCGCAGCCGGCCATATCTACGCCGCCGCCTATTCCACCAACGGTTGTGGTTCAGCCGGTTGGGTCTTCTCCCCCGTCTGTCCCGCCCATTCCGCCGACGGTTGTGGCTCAGCCGGTCGTGCCACCGACCGTCGTGGCTCAGCCAGTCGTGCCACCGACCGTCGTGGCCCAGCCGGTTACACCCCCGCCGGTGCCGCCGACAGTCTTTGCCCAGCCGGCGGTGCCCCCTACCGTTGTCGCCCAGCCGGCAGTGCCGCCCGTCCCCCCGACGGTTGTGGCGCGTACGCCGCTGGCAGAGAGTGCTGACACCGTTGTATGCGATCACTGTGGTAAAGTGAATCCGGCTTCGAGCAGTTTTTGCGCTGGTTGTGGGTCCCCACTCCCATCGCCACTGATGAAAACCATCGTGCGCACTTCCGAGCGTCCGCCAACGCGGACGGCGCGGCTCCACCTGATCCAAGAGGGTGGCGGGGAAGGCGATGTTTATGAAATCAAGGGAGACGAGCTGACAATTGGCCGGAACGCGGGCGATATCAAGTTTCCCCACGACGGTTACATGTCGGGCCGCCACGCCCGCATCGTGCGCAAGGGGGATGAGTTCATTCTTCAGGATGACAACTCGCGGAATGGCACATTCAAAAAAATTGATGGTCCAGTCACGCTTAAGTCTGGCGATATTGTGTTGATTGGCAAGCAGTTGTTTCGTTTTGAGGTATAG
- a CDS encoding serine/threonine protein kinase has product MATSGTVEFYKSLIGQTLNNNYRIEKIIGSGGMGAVFLATHLTLGSSVAVKVLSPALTSDQSLVKRFQREARVGGQLTHPNIVRVQDFGKTPDGLLFMVMEYVAGETLAARLSRVEKLSLEECLRILEPLCDALGLAHGRNLLHRDLKPANVLVGELDGRQIVKLLDFGIVKLLQPDEQVSQLTAVGQVFGTPLYMAPEHLMGLTLSPQADLYSLAVMAYEMLTGQPPAQHDDLRKMLELKMKPPPSVATYAPALPSALDAVFAKALASNPEQRYGTASEFFLAMQAAHKQKTQEMLSAAFAGQSAASSGDETGPPSAGKGWLGGLWNKVFGKR; this is encoded by the coding sequence ATGGCCACATCTGGCACGGTTGAGTTTTACAAGTCACTGATTGGGCAGACCCTGAATAACAACTACCGAATCGAGAAGATAATCGGCAGCGGAGGCATGGGCGCGGTCTTCCTCGCAACACATCTCACGCTGGGTAGTTCGGTGGCGGTCAAAGTGCTGTCACCAGCGCTGACCTCGGATCAGTCCCTCGTCAAGCGTTTTCAGCGGGAGGCGCGGGTTGGCGGACAGCTAACGCACCCAAACATTGTGCGTGTCCAGGATTTTGGCAAGACACCGGACGGGTTGCTGTTCATGGTCATGGAGTACGTGGCTGGTGAAACTCTGGCGGCCCGGCTGTCCCGCGTAGAAAAGCTCTCGCTTGAGGAGTGTTTGCGTATTTTGGAGCCGCTGTGCGATGCGCTTGGGCTTGCCCACGGACGGAATCTCCTCCACCGTGACCTCAAGCCGGCCAATGTGCTCGTCGGTGAACTTGACGGACGCCAAATTGTCAAGCTGCTTGATTTTGGCATTGTCAAGCTCCTACAGCCAGATGAGCAGGTTTCTCAGTTGACAGCGGTGGGACAGGTGTTTGGCACGCCGCTTTACATGGCACCCGAGCACCTCATGGGGCTGACCCTGTCGCCGCAAGCCGACCTCTACAGTTTGGCAGTCATGGCCTACGAGATGCTTACGGGGCAGCCGCCCGCCCAGCATGACGACCTGCGCAAGATGCTGGAGCTGAAAATGAAGCCGCCGCCATCTGTTGCAACTTACGCACCAGCGCTTCCGTCGGCCCTGGATGCCGTGTTTGCCAAAGCCTTGGCGTCAAATCCTGAACAGCGATATGGCACAGCCAGTGAGTTCTTCCTTGCCATGCAAGCCGCGCACAAGCAGAAAACACAAGAGATGCTCTCAGCGGCTTTTGCGGGGCAGTCTGCGGCGTCAAGTGGGGATGAGACTGGCCCGCCATCGGCTGGCAAGGGCTGGTTGGGCGGACTATGGAACAAGGTGTTTGGTAAGCGCTAA
- a CDS encoding class I SAM-dependent methyltransferase has product MTPLEQMIRERIRQQGPLTFRDFMATALYDPEHGYYTTPGNRIGRAGDFYTASSVSNHFGRLLARQVRAAWQSLDQPVDFTVVECGAGTGHLAADLLTELQTSEPSCFRQLRYVICESSAAMRAEQAARLAGISAQVAWSELEALADRPITGLLLSNELVDALPVHRLTYRDGQCLEAFVTVSNKRLQLIWETPTQPEAFADYMTKGALALTQDTQYEVALDAVAWLEKAAAALARGYLVTIDYGGTGEYLSGRPSGSLRCFSHHQLSDDVFANIGRQDITADVNFSALINYGMAFGLQTVQLTRQTDYLIKLGLLDMLQETTLMDDTPESLKSRLALKHFLVPGGFGDRFKVLVQVKGENLPAPLPR; this is encoded by the coding sequence ATGACACCCCTTGAACAGATGATCCGCGAGCGGATTCGCCAGCAGGGGCCGCTGACGTTTCGAGACTTCATGGCGACCGCGCTCTACGACCCGGAGCACGGCTACTACACCACGCCTGGCAACCGGATTGGCCGCGCCGGTGACTTCTACACGGCGAGCAGTGTCTCCAACCATTTCGGAAGACTGCTTGCCCGACAAGTTCGGGCCGCTTGGCAGTCCCTTGACCAGCCGGTTGATTTTACCGTCGTCGAGTGCGGCGCAGGAACGGGGCACCTCGCCGCAGACCTACTCACCGAGCTACAAACTAGCGAGCCAAGCTGCTTTCGTCAGCTTCGCTATGTCATTTGTGAGTCGAGCGCAGCCATGCGCGCCGAACAAGCGGCGCGGCTCGCCGGCATTTCCGCCCAAGTCGCATGGAGTGAGTTGGAGGCACTGGCAGACAGGCCCATAACCGGCCTACTGCTGTCAAATGAGCTGGTGGATGCCCTGCCGGTGCATCGCTTGACCTATCGAGATGGTCAATGCCTGGAAGCGTTTGTCACGGTTAGCAATAAACGCCTCCAGCTCATCTGGGAAACGCCAACCCAACCCGAGGCGTTTGCCGACTATATGACCAAGGGAGCGTTGGCGCTCACACAAGATACGCAGTACGAAGTCGCCCTGGATGCCGTCGCTTGGCTTGAGAAAGCCGCCGCTGCTCTGGCGCGGGGCTACCTTGTGACCATTGACTATGGCGGCACGGGTGAATACCTCAGCGGACGCCCATCCGGTAGCCTTCGTTGTTTCAGCCATCACCAACTTTCGGATGATGTCTTTGCCAACATCGGACGGCAAGACATCACTGCCGACGTAAACTTCTCGGCGCTCATCAACTATGGGATGGCGTTCGGGCTGCAAACCGTTCAGCTCACGCGCCAGACTGACTATCTCATCAAGCTTGGTCTGCTGGACATGCTCCAGGAAACGACGTTGATGGATGACACCCCTGAAAGCCTCAAGAGCCGCTTGGCGCTCAAGCACTTCCTTGTTCCAGGTGGCTTTGGCGACCGTTTCAAGGTGCTGGTTCAAGTCAAAGGCGAGAACCTGCCGGCACCGTTGCCCCGCTGA
- the bchM gene encoding magnesium protoporphyrin IX methyltransferase → MAQSYATAQDRIRQYFDTVGFEKWQRFARGEAQNRIQASIVAGREQTMATILDWGGDWRGQSVLDAGCGTGAFARRLVDAGARVTGVDISAREVAAAKERVPEGIFRQADFYGVSETFDTIVCLDSLIYYAEDDLLQLLQHLGRHMRTTLYFTFTPSTVFFEVMHTVGKLFPKGNTSPAIAQIKAKRLYERLATETTLRLVRTTHISSSFYQTTLVELRQA, encoded by the coding sequence ATGGCCCAGTCATACGCCACGGCGCAGGACCGAATTCGCCAGTACTTTGATACCGTCGGCTTTGAAAAGTGGCAGCGTTTCGCGCGCGGCGAAGCGCAAAACCGAATCCAGGCCAGCATCGTCGCCGGGCGGGAGCAAACCATGGCTACGATCTTGGACTGGGGCGGCGACTGGCGCGGGCAAAGCGTTCTGGATGCCGGGTGCGGCACCGGAGCATTTGCCCGGCGACTCGTGGACGCCGGAGCGCGCGTCACAGGGGTGGATATTTCGGCCCGTGAAGTCGCCGCCGCCAAGGAGCGCGTCCCGGAAGGCATCTTTCGGCAAGCTGACTTCTACGGTGTGTCTGAAACCTTTGACACCATTGTTTGCCTTGACAGCCTGATTTACTACGCCGAAGACGACCTTCTACAACTCTTGCAGCACCTTGGCCGGCACATGCGGACCACACTCTATTTCACCTTTACGCCAAGCACGGTTTTTTTTGAGGTCATGCACACCGTTGGAAAGCTTTTCCCCAAAGGGAATACGTCACCAGCGATTGCACAAATCAAGGCCAAACGACTCTACGAACGACTTGCCACGGAAACGACGCTTCGGCTCGTGCGCACGACTCACATCAGCTCAAGCTTCTACCAAACAACCCTGGTTGAACTTCGCCAAGCCTAA
- a CDS encoding cryptochrome/photolyase family protein produces METIWILGDQLTLRHPAFERLTPRDAVVLMIESSAHARRVRYHKQKLVFLFSAMRHYAEELRGLGWQVDYRREQPSFEAGFAAHVQQYRPTRIWLMEPTEYGVADLLQQLAAAWQVTLHQLPTTLFVSDRQAFAAWARGKKTLVMEHFYRRMRRQTGLLIEPDGEPTGGTWNYDKDNRQVPPPHHPFPPLPRYAPDAITREVMDWVRRDFPDGYGHIEPFHWATTRADAEHFYRDFLDHRLDLFGPYEDAMVAGQSALYHSLASPYVNVGLLDPLEAARQAEKAYRAGKARLTSVEGVVRQFIGWREFIYQLYWLRMPDFATVNFFGDTRPLPHYYWDAKTHLRCLRETVTQLIETGHTHHIQRLMVLGNFALIAGVNPQEVNTWFWLAYLDAYEWVTLPNVLGMSLYADGGFLATKPYAASAAYINRMSDYCTGCAYDPKRRHGDGACPFNSLYWDFLDRHREKLFPNQRMRMMYAAWDTMRAAEREATLAWAQQILNRLEDL; encoded by the coding sequence ATGGAAACCATTTGGATTTTGGGCGACCAGTTGACCCTCCGCCACCCGGCCTTTGAACGCCTGACACCACGCGATGCGGTCGTGCTGATGATCGAATCGTCGGCGCATGCCCGGCGAGTCCGCTATCACAAGCAAAAGTTGGTCTTCCTGTTTTCGGCAATGCGCCACTATGCCGAGGAACTCCGCGGGCTGGGCTGGCAGGTGGACTACCGCCGGGAGCAGCCGAGCTTTGAAGCCGGTTTTGCCGCCCATGTGCAGCAGTATCGGCCGACCCGTATCTGGTTGATGGAGCCAACCGAATATGGCGTGGCCGACCTTCTCCAACAGCTTGCTGCGGCGTGGCAAGTCACGCTCCACCAGCTTCCAACGACACTGTTTGTGAGCGACCGGCAGGCCTTTGCCGCGTGGGCACGTGGTAAGAAAACGCTCGTGATGGAGCATTTTTACCGGCGCATGCGGCGACAAACCGGACTTCTGATCGAGCCGGATGGTGAGCCAACCGGTGGCACCTGGAACTACGACAAAGACAACCGCCAGGTCCCGCCACCACACCATCCGTTTCCACCCTTGCCCCGCTACGCACCAGACGCCATCACGCGCGAGGTGATGGATTGGGTGCGCCGAGATTTCCCTGATGGGTATGGTCACATCGAGCCGTTCCACTGGGCGACGACCCGCGCCGATGCCGAACACTTTTACCGCGACTTCCTCGACCATCGCCTGGACCTGTTCGGCCCGTATGAGGATGCTATGGTCGCCGGACAGTCGGCACTGTACCACTCGCTGGCGTCGCCCTATGTCAACGTTGGGTTGCTTGACCCACTCGAAGCGGCGCGCCAGGCCGAGAAAGCTTACCGGGCTGGGAAAGCGCGGCTCACTTCCGTCGAAGGTGTGGTGCGGCAGTTCATTGGCTGGCGGGAGTTCATCTATCAGCTCTATTGGCTGCGCATGCCGGACTTTGCGACGGTCAACTTCTTTGGTGACACGCGCCCACTGCCCCACTACTACTGGGATGCCAAGACGCATCTACGGTGTCTGCGAGAAACGGTCACGCAGCTCATCGAAACCGGGCACACCCACCACATTCAGCGGCTGATGGTGTTAGGCAACTTTGCTTTGATTGCCGGCGTGAATCCACAAGAGGTCAATACGTGGTTCTGGTTGGCGTACCTGGATGCTTATGAGTGGGTCACGCTACCAAATGTGCTGGGGATGTCACTTTACGCCGATGGCGGTTTTCTGGCGACCAAGCCTTACGCCGCCAGCGCTGCCTACATCAACCGGATGAGTGACTACTGCACCGGCTGCGCCTATGACCCAAAGCGGCGGCACGGCGATGGCGCTTGTCCATTCAATAGCCTTTATTGGGATTTTCTCGACCGCCATCGGGAAAAGCTGTTTCCTAACCAGCGGATGCGCATGATGTACGCTGCGTGGGATACCATGCGCGCCGCCGAACGGGAAGCAACGCTGGCTTGGGCCCAACAAATCCTGAACCGACTGGAAGACCTTTAG
- a CDS encoding universal stress protein — MFEKILLATDGSETALKAARAAGDLAAKVNGVITLLFVMEPFNEMAYISLPGYELGIDPEKVERFQRESAHAVLERTAEVIKATGAVFSSRYEIGAPPAVIVSVAETESFDVIVIGSRGRGPLASFLLGSVCDRVVHRAHCPVLVIK; from the coding sequence ATGTTCGAGAAGATATTGCTGGCAACGGATGGTTCCGAAACGGCACTGAAAGCCGCGCGCGCGGCCGGGGACTTGGCTGCCAAAGTCAACGGTGTCATCACGCTTCTATTTGTGATGGAGCCATTCAACGAAATGGCGTATATCAGTCTGCCAGGGTATGAGCTAGGAATTGATCCAGAAAAGGTTGAGCGTTTCCAACGGGAATCCGCCCACGCCGTGCTTGAGCGGACGGCCGAGGTGATCAAAGCCACCGGCGCCGTTTTTTCCTCGCGCTACGAGATTGGCGCGCCGCCGGCCGTCATCGTTTCCGTGGCGGAGACTGAGAGCTTTGATGTGATTGTCATCGGAAGTCGCGGACGTGGTCCGCTTGCATCGTTTTTGCTGGGGAGTGTGTGCGACCGGGTGGTGCATCGCGCCCACTGCCCAGTCCTTGTCATCAAATAA
- a CDS encoding PP2C family protein-serine/threonine phosphatase, translated as MSAVVSNTPEMWVSASVRTDVGMRRTGNEDNLQVVDLTRQRLGLSHREDVLSPDVAHHQLGSFGTLLIVSDGMGGAAAGELASEMAVEIIAREMLRQVSAGIPSRDAMRIAADSANAAIWDRSQSDSAIRGLGATLTALHITGQEATVSQVGDSRAYLIRNGTIRQLTEDQSWANAAKKAGMQVANVPNNVILQALGTQRVVNTDITTEPLQVGDIFLLCSDGLSNKVEEQELLAHVMAAESLDDAAEALVKLANDRGGEDNITIVIAKLVGSGSGSEDSMRSTQLLTSATTAEETLRISGGRATTELQSVQTLSGLGTTKSLEVRPANPDALATSSKQPLSVPVSPPSPVAETSSGARSGWLTGGRLFVLLALIAVAGIVLAGVASMVWVLQLRAEKQRTAGIEPTIGGRPALEPSPVTPQPTKPPAEAGYDSGGIGRADGALLEDVEKKLNSVEQRVKEVERRASQSPGYANERQNCQEKYRRLATLREVLNRHRGKQVRDGDPSVSDIDKEAQTILEWIDTLPLPLREMKAPGNKRRQPPESHPGDELQRVVEQGLDQLMNNAVRSVRHP; from the coding sequence GTGTCTGCTGTGGTATCCAACACGCCGGAAATGTGGGTCTCGGCATCAGTGCGAACCGATGTCGGGATGCGACGGACTGGCAATGAAGACAACCTCCAGGTCGTTGACCTGACCCGTCAACGCTTGGGACTCAGCCATCGTGAGGATGTCCTGTCGCCGGATGTGGCACACCATCAGCTTGGGTCATTCGGGACACTCTTGATTGTCAGTGATGGTATGGGGGGCGCCGCGGCTGGAGAATTAGCCAGCGAGATGGCGGTGGAAATCATCGCCCGCGAGATGCTCCGTCAAGTGAGCGCGGGCATCCCCTCGCGTGACGCAATGCGGATTGCCGCCGACAGCGCGAATGCGGCCATCTGGGATCGCTCGCAAAGTGACAGTGCGATTCGAGGGCTTGGCGCGACACTGACGGCACTTCACATCACAGGTCAAGAGGCCACGGTTTCACAGGTTGGTGATTCACGGGCCTACCTGATTCGTAACGGGACGATACGCCAGCTAACCGAAGATCAATCCTGGGCCAATGCCGCCAAAAAAGCTGGCATGCAAGTCGCTAACGTCCCGAACAACGTGATCCTGCAGGCGCTTGGTACACAGCGAGTCGTCAATACCGATATCACCACCGAGCCACTTCAAGTCGGCGACATTTTTCTCCTCTGTAGTGATGGGCTATCAAACAAGGTCGAAGAGCAAGAGCTATTAGCCCATGTCATGGCGGCTGAATCTCTTGACGATGCAGCGGAAGCCCTGGTCAAGCTCGCCAACGACCGTGGTGGCGAAGACAACATCACCATCGTCATCGCAAAGCTGGTTGGTAGCGGAAGCGGTTCCGAGGATTCCATGCGCTCGACACAACTGCTCACCTCAGCGACCACCGCTGAGGAGACACTCCGCATTTCAGGTGGTCGAGCCACTACGGAACTGCAAAGCGTACAAACGCTTTCTGGCTTGGGTACGACGAAGAGTTTAGAGGTCCGCCCGGCGAACCCAGACGCCTTAGCCACATCTTCGAAACAGCCACTGTCCGTGCCGGTGTCACCTCCGTCGCCGGTCGCGGAGACGTCGTCTGGGGCGCGCTCAGGCTGGTTGACCGGTGGCCGGCTTTTTGTCTTGCTTGCGCTCATTGCCGTTGCAGGTATCGTGTTGGCAGGTGTGGCCTCGATGGTGTGGGTACTTCAATTGCGCGCTGAGAAGCAGCGGACTGCTGGCATCGAGCCGACGATAGGTGGTCGCCCAGCGCTAGAACCCAGCCCAGTTACCCCACAACCGACCAAGCCACCAGCAGAAGCTGGTTATGATTCTGGGGGGATTGGGCGGGCTGATGGGGCGCTCCTTGAGGATGTTGAGAAAAAACTCAACAGCGTTGAGCAGCGCGTCAAAGAAGTCGAGCGCCGCGCAAGTCAGAGTCCTGGTTATGCCAACGAGCGTCAGAACTGCCAGGAAAAGTATCGGCGATTGGCCACACTGCGGGAGGTTCTCAACCGACATCGTGGGAAGCAAGTGAGGGATGGCGACCCGTCGGTGAGTGACATTGACAAAGAGGCGCAGACGATTCTGGAGTGGATTGATACGCTGCCACTGCCCCTCCGCGAAATGAAAGCGCCAGGAAATAAGCGTCGCCAGCCACCTGAATCCCACCCTGGTGATGAGCTACAACGAGTCGTCGAGCAGGGCCTTGACCAGTTGATGAACAACGCCGTGCGCTCAGTCCGACACCCTTGA
- a CDS encoding MalT transcriptional regulator family protein yields MVEALLQSKCSPVRPHPRAYHRAYLGNLLASNFHVPLVVIEAPAGYGKTTLLSAVKYRPSAQVGWLTLDSADAALNTFTANVCAALYRLPIVPDYQVLNPGDIRPAVQLIVSGMRELGIETLVLDNFERVADAPPVNHLIEQVAADLPPPMQLVVSTQRPPLFKRAARGRVARLDITEADLRFDPDDVVGYFAQIARYEVSADEGGLIVERTNGQAAAVNLVLQIAYGLPSYLRINFEALLAPTGESALVSLLREALRRMPVPFDEAIRLLKNKDEAPADQALYRALATANCLVHTLDDEARTLVVHPLMDELAIRL; encoded by the coding sequence ATGGTCGAAGCACTGCTTCAATCCAAGTGTTCCCCGGTGCGTCCGCACCCACGGGCCTATCACCGGGCCTATCTCGGCAATCTGCTTGCGAGTAACTTTCATGTCCCGCTGGTTGTGATTGAGGCACCGGCTGGGTATGGCAAAACCACGCTGTTGAGCGCCGTGAAGTATCGTCCCAGCGCACAGGTGGGCTGGCTTACGCTCGATAGCGCAGATGCCGCCCTGAATACCTTTACGGCGAATGTTTGCGCCGCACTTTACCGTTTGCCAATCGTGCCTGACTACCAAGTGCTCAATCCGGGTGACATCCGGCCAGCCGTGCAACTGATTGTCAGCGGCATGCGCGAGCTAGGAATTGAAACACTGGTTTTGGATAACTTCGAGCGTGTTGCTGATGCACCACCAGTCAACCATTTGATTGAACAAGTCGCCGCCGACTTGCCGCCGCCGATGCAGCTCGTGGTGTCCACCCAGCGTCCGCCGCTTTTCAAGCGCGCCGCGCGGGGACGGGTCGCGCGGCTGGATATCACCGAGGCGGACCTGCGTTTCGACCCCGACGATGTCGTCGGCTACTTTGCCCAGATAGCGCGCTACGAGGTCAGTGCGGATGAAGGCGGGTTGATTGTTGAGCGCACCAATGGGCAAGCCGCGGCCGTCAACCTAGTGCTTCAAATTGCTTATGGCTTGCCGTCTTACTTGCGAATCAACTTTGAGGCCCTGCTTGCTCCCACGGGCGAGTCAGCGCTGGTTTCGCTGCTGCGCGAAGCCCTCCGCCGAATGCCTGTTCCATTTGATGAAGCCATCCGGTTACTCAAAAACAAGGACGAAGCACCTGCCGACCAGGCGCTCTATCGGGCACTGGCGACAGCCAACTGCTTGGTGCATACCTTGGACGACGAGGCGCGCACCCTCGTCGTCCACCCGCTAATGGATGAGCTTGCCATTCGCCTGTAG